In the Sebastes fasciatus isolate fSebFas1 chromosome 20, fSebFas1.pri, whole genome shotgun sequence genome, one interval contains:
- the rsl1d1 gene encoding ribosomal L1 domain-containing protein 1: MADGAEVTLDRTQVKKAVQALQAFLKSKSTGDSLFLDETQQISLLFTLWKIPKQAQTIRIPLPHGQRPDTDEVCLFTRDEPNMTSEQTQRFYKKLLQERGVKNITEIIPYKVLRTEYKPFEAKRRLLLNYDMFLSDDRVRRLLPSHIGKHFYQRKKEPLSVNLVSKNLARDIHRVIQGTSMKVTNKGCCCMAHVGHAGMTADEVTENIEAAVQTVAAKLRTKGPVMKLIHIKSKTSVALPVYTSDLDNVKVLEDAEEEAQAQISKKKRAKAKKQAKKNKKTEDVKQTDPTGDGEATPSKKPKLETPSKKKQLQKSRKPSGAKKGRNAPNKMTKKAGKTGKRRVPKVK; encoded by the exons ATGGCGGACGGAGCAGAAGTCACGTTAGACCGGACTCAG GTGAAAAAGGCCGTCCAGGCTCTGCAGGCTTTCCTGAAATCCAAGTCGACCGGAGACTCTCTGTTCCTGGACGAGACTCAACAGATCAGCCTGCTCTTCACCCTCTGGAAGATCCCCAAACAGGCTCAGACCATCCGCAT TCCCTTGCCCCATGGCCAGCGGCCCGACACAGACGAGGTCTGCCTCTTCACTAGAGATGAGCCCAACATGACCTCAGAGCAGACCCAGAGGTTTTATAAGAAGCTGCTGCAGGAGAGGGGAGTGAAAAACATCACTGAG ATCATCCCGTACAAGGTCCTGAGGACGGAGTACAAACCGTTTGAAGCCAAGCGCCGTCTGCTGCTGAACTACGACATGTTCCTTTCTGACGACCGCGTCCGCCGCCTGCTGCCTTCCCACATCGGAAAACACTTCTACCAGAGGAAAAA AGAGCCGCTGTCTGTAAACCTGGTGAGCAAAAATCTGGCCAGAGACATCCACAGAGTCATCCAGGGCACCAGCATGAAGGTTACCAACAAGGGCTGCTGCTG CATGGCACATGTCGGCCACGCCGGCATGACCGCAGACGAGGTGACCGAAAACATCGAAGCTGCTGTCCAAACGGTGGCGGCCAAACTACGCACG AAAGGACCCGTGATGAAGCTCATCCATATAAAGAGTAAAACGTCAGTGGCCCTGCCCGTCTACACCTCAGACCTGGACAACGTCAAAGTGCTGGAAGACGCAGAGGAAGAGGCTCAGGCTCAGATTTCCAAGAAAAAG CGAGCTAAAGCCAAAAAGCAGGcaaagaagaataagaagacgGAGGACGTAAAGCAAACAGATCCCACCGGAGACGGAGAGGCAACACCTAGCAAAAAGCCTAAACTGGAG ACCCCGTCCAAAAAGAAGCAGCTGCAGAAGTCACGCAAACCTTCCGGAGCGAAGAAAGGAAGAAACGCACCAAACAAGATGACCAAGAAGGCTGGCAAGACTGGCAAAAGAAGAGTGCCTAAAGTGAAATGA
- the LOC141758869 gene encoding transmembrane protein 238-like, producing MSTSVQVDPVMERSYGGVGRCKCSFWFAVAHDIVGVFIMMVGVFGGLVIHDLFIYAGAIIIFLSLIWWVFWYSGNIDVPPEELEDDVGMIKLKNSGLSQVVRRVSDRLSSRIRNSFRKNDRYTREDPTGNSRPSNTGTEVSLSTIYDTTFASSSSKEVVRETLSV from the coding sequence ATGTCAACATCTGTACAGGTAGATCCAGTCATGGAGAGGAGTTACGGAGGAGTCGGCCGCTGCAAGTGCTCGTTCTGGTTCGCAGTGGCCCACGACATAGTCGGTGTCTTCATCATGATGGTGGGGGTGTTCGGAGGGCTGGTTATCCACGATTTGTTTATCTACGCGGGGGCTATCATCATCTTCCTCAGCTTGATCTGGTGGGTGTTCTGGTACTCCGGGAACATCGACGTGCCGCCCGAGGAGCTGGAGGACGACGTGGGCATGATCAAACTGAAGAACAGCGGACTCAGCCAGGTGGTGAGGCGCGTGTCCGACCGCCTCTCCAGCAGGATCAGGAACTCTTTCAGAAAGAACGACAGGTACACCAGAGAAGACCCCACAGGCAACAGCAGACCTTCAAACACCGGCACAGAGGTGTCGCTCTCCACTATCTACGACACCACCTTCGCCTCCTCCtcatctaaagaagttgtgaGAGAGACATTGTCAGTATGA